In Candidatus Margulisiibacteriota bacterium, the sequence TCAACTTCCAGCAGAGAAACCCCGTGCTCAACACCCTTGGGATTCTCTATCTCTATCTCGTAGACAGCGCCTCTAAAAGGCCTTGTGATCTTGCATTTTTTCCATTTTGACGGGATACACGGATCTATAAGCAGCCCTTCATGATCCCTTCTTGCTCCCAGTATCCACTCGGTGGCAAGCATGTAGGTCCAGCCCGCG encodes:
- a CDS encoding glycosyl hydrolase family 65 protein, giving the protein AGWTYMLATEWILGARRDHEGLLIDPCIPSKWKKCKITRPFRGAVYEIEIENPKGVEHGVSLLEVDGKKVQGNLIKPHGDGRAHRVRAVMG